The following proteins are encoded in a genomic region of Desulfosporosinus youngiae DSM 17734:
- a CDS encoding putative quinol monooxygenase, whose amino-acid sequence MLTLLATLKVKHGKEVEVTEICTQLAKEVLSKEKDCLMYIPHVVKNDPTKIVFFEKYKDKEAFKAHGSSAYFKEAAQKFEDLLEGKIQVEFLEEV is encoded by the coding sequence TTGTTGACGTTACTGGCAACCTTAAAAGTAAAACATGGCAAAGAGGTGGAAGTGACCGAAATTTGTACTCAATTGGCCAAGGAAGTTCTTTCTAAGGAAAAGGACTGTTTGATGTACATACCCCATGTGGTAAAGAATGACCCAACTAAAATCGTCTTCTTTGAAAAGTACAAGGATAAAGAAGCCTTCAAAGCCCATGGGAGTTCAGCTTATTTTAAGGAAGCAGCCCAAAAGTTTGAAGACCTGCTGGAAGGTAAGATTCAGGTTGAATTTCTTGAAGAAGTTTAA